The DNA sequence CAACAAGGGCGTCTCGCTGCCGAACGTGGCGGTCAGCGTCCCGGCCATGTCCGACAAGGACGCCGAGGACCTGCGCTTCGCCCTCGGCCTCGGCGTCGACCTGGTGGCGCTCTCCTTCGTCCGCTCGCCGGAGGACATCAAGCTCGTCCACTCGATCATGGACGAGGAGGGTGTCCGCCGCCCGGTCCTGGCCAAGGTCGAGAAGCCGGAGGCGGTCGACCACCTGGAGGCGATCGTGCTCGCCTTCGACGGCGTCATGGTCGCCCGCGGCGACCTCGGCGTCGAGCTGCCGCTGGACCAGGTCCCGCTGGTGCAGAAGCGCGCCGTGCAGCTCTGCCGGGAGAACGCCAAGCCGGTCATCGTGGCCACCCAGATGCTCGACTCCATGATCGAGAACTCGCGCCCGACCCGCGCCGAGGCCTCCGACGTGGCCAACGCGGTGCTCGACGGCGCGGACGCGGTGATGCTCTCCGGCGAGACCAGCGTCGGCAAGTACCCGGTGCTCACCGTCAGCACCATGGCGAAGATCATCACCACCACCGAGGCCGGCTCGATCGCGGTGCCCCGGCTCCAGCACGACCCGCGTACGCACGGCGGCGCGCTCACCGTCGCCGCGTCGTCGATCGCCCGCGCCATCGGCGCCAAGGCGATGGTGGCGTTCTCGCAGACCGGCGACACCGTCAAGCGGCTCAGCCGGCTGCACTGCGACCTGCCGCTGCTGGCGTTCACGCCGGTGCCGGAGGTGCGCAACCAGCTCGCGCTCTGCTGGGGCGTGGAGACGTTCCTGATGCCGTTCGTGCAGCACACCGACGACATGTTCCGCCAGGTCGACCAGGCGCTGCTCGGCCTGAACCGGGCCAATCCGGGTGACTACGTGGTGATCGTGGCCGGCAGTCCGCCCGGCACCCCCGGCTCCACCAACACGCTGCGCGTGCACCAGCTCGGCTCGCTCGTCGACGCCGCGGCGGCCCGGGCGCTCCAGTGAGTGACGCTCCGGTGGCGACCGGGCAGGCCGCCGTCGACCAGCTCCTGGAGGTGCTGGACCTCGCGCAGACCGGCGAGATGGCCTTCCGCGGGATGAGCCCGCAGGTGGGCCCGCAGCGGGTCTACGGAGGCCAGGTCGCCGGTCAGGCGCTGGTGGCGGCCGGCCGCACGGTCGGTCCGGAGCGGGCCGTGCACTCGCTGCACGGCTACTTCGTGCGGCCCGGCGACCCGGCCGAGCCGATCGACTACCAGGTGGAGAACGTCCGCGACGGCCGCTCCTTCTCGGTGCGCCGCTCGGTGGCGCTCCAGCACGACAAGCCGATCTTCTTCATGTCGGCGTCGTTCCAGCGGCAGGAGGAGGGGCTGGACCACCACGCCCCGCTCCCGCCGGACGTGCCCGGCCCGGACGACGTGCCCACCATGACCGACCGGCTGTCCCGCTACCCGGAACGGCTCGGCATCTGGGGTCAGATCCCGCGCCCGATCGACGTCCGGTACGTCGGCGAGCCCGGCTGGGTACGCCCCGGCGACCGCCCGGCCGAGCCGCACCAACGGGTCTGGATGCGCATCGACGGCAAGCTGCCGGACGATCCGCTGCTGCACGCCTGCGCGTTGACGTACGCCTCCGACCTGACGCTGCTCGACTCGGTGTTGTCGGTGCACGGCGAGGTGTGGGGGCCGGGCGGTGTGGTCGGCGCGAGCCTCGACCACGCGCTCTGGTTCCACCGTTCGTTCCGGGCCGACGAGTGGTTCCTCTACGACTGCTGGAGCCCGTCCGCGTCGGGTGCCCGGGGCTTGGCCACCGGCCGGATGTTCACCACGGACGGCCGGCACATCGCCAGCGCCGTGCAGGAGGGGCTGCTGCGCCGGGTGGGTGGCTGACCGGCGACCGTGACCGTTCGGCCGAGGGTCGGGAGACCGGGCGGCTGAACAGGCGACTAACCTTGCCGGCATGCGTCTCTCCGCCCGGGTCGACTATGCCCTCCGTGCGGCTGCCGAGCTGGCCTCGGTCGCCGAGGGCACGACCGTCGGTCGGAGCCGACCGGTGACCGCCGAGCAGATCGCCCGCTCGCAGGACATCCCGCCGAAGTTCCTGGAGAGCATCCTGCTCCAGCTCCGCCGGGGCGGCATCGTGCACGCCCAGCGGGGTCCCGAGGGAGGTTACTGGCTGGCCCGCCCGGCCGGGGAGATCTCCCTGGCCGAGGTGATCCGGGTGATCGACGGGCCGCTGGCGCACGTCCGCGGCCAACGCCCGGAGCAGCTCGGCTACCAGGGCGCGGCCCGCGCGTTGCAGGACGTGTGGATCGCGCTGCGGGCCAGCGAGCGCGAGATCCTGGAGCTGGTCACGATCGCCGACGTGGCCACCGGAGCGTTGCCCGACCGGGTCAACGAGCTGGCCGCCGACCCGCGCGCCTGGAGCTGACGGCTCGCCCACCGCGGCGCACCGCCGAGGCCGTCCCGCGTGCCGGGGGGCCGTCCGGCGTGTCCCACCAACCGGATGGGGGACTTGACCCGGAGCGCCTCCGTACCGCATTGTCGACCAAGTTGATAGGAGATGCCGAAAAGTCAGGGGGCGCTCGTGCGCAAGCTGCTGGTCCTCGCCCTCGTCGGGCTTCTCGCGCAACTGGTCGACGGCGCGCTCGGCATGGCGTACGGGCTGACGTCGTCGACGCTGCTGCTCGTCGCCGGCGTCGCGCCGGCCGCGGCCTCCGCGTCGGTGCACCTCGCCGAGATCGGCACCACGCTCGCCGCCGGCCTGTCGCACTGGCGCTTCGGTAACGTCGACTGGAAGGTGGTCGGCCGGATCGCGCTGCCCGGCGCGGTCGGCGCGTTCGCCGGTGCCACGTTCCTGAGCTCCATCTCCACCGAGTCGGCCGCCCCGTGGATGGCCGCCATCCTGTTCACCCTCGGCGCGTACCTGCTGATCCGCTTCTCCCGGCCGCTGCGCGCCAACCGCGCCGCCGGCCGGCTGCGCAGCCGCTTCCTGGCCCCGCTCGGGCTGGTCGCCGGCTTCGTCGACGCCACCGGCGGTGGCGGCTGGGGTCCGGTCGCCACCCCGGCGCTGCTGGTCTCCGGCCGGATGGAGCCGCGCAAGGTCATCGGCTCGGTGGACACCTCCGAGTTCGTGGTGGCCGGCGCGGCCAGCGTCGGCTTCCTGATCGGCCTCGGCTCCGAGGGCTTCCTGCTGCCCACCGTCGCCGCACTCCTCATCGGTGGCCTGATCGCCGCGCCGATCGCGGCCTGGCTGGTCCGCATCGTGCCCGCCCAGGTGCTCGGCGCCGTGATCGGCGGCGTGATCGTGTTGACCAACGCCCGCACCCTGCTGCGCGCCGGCGAGCTGGGCGGCCCGGTGCCGGCCCTGGTCTACGCCCTGCTCGGCGCCGGCTGGCTGGTCGCCGTGGTGCTGGCGGTGCGAGCGCTGCGTCGCGCCCGGCGGGCCCGGGCCACGGCCGAGGCGGCGCTCGCCTCGGCGCCCGCCGCCGCAGATGCTCCTGCCCCGTCGGTCGAGTCGGCCGAGGCTCCGGTTCCGACCGGTGTTCCGGCTCCGTCGGCCGAGTCGGGGGAGTCCCGGCGGCTCGCCGCCGCCGTCGAGGGCTGAGCCTCCGGCGTCTGCCTGCCCGGCGTCGTCCGCCCGCGCGGCTTTTCCCGGTGTGTCGCCCGCCGGAGGGGATGCGCTTGCGCGCGATATACCTCTCCGTCATATTTATGCCTCAGCGGTATATCGCCTTCCCGGAAGTTCCTGCCTCGGGGCGTTACGCGGAGTCGCCGGGCGGCGGGCGACGCTCCGCCGCGCGGAGGCGCGCTTGTGGGGGCCTGCGGCGGTGGCTACGCTGACGGGGCGCGGAGCCTAATCATCGACGTCGATACGTCGACGTCCCGTCGCGTCAGCGCACGTGCACACTCCCGCCGGTCCGGGCAGGCCGGCGTCGCCGCGTGCCCCGACCTTCGCGAAAGGCAACCCCGTGCACCACACCACCTCACGCCGGCTCGCCCTGCTCGCCGCCGCCTCGGCCGCCACCCTGACGGCCGGCGTACTCACCACCGTCACCGCCGCGGCGGCGGCGACCGCCTGCCGGGTCGACTACCGGATCACCAACCAGTGGGGCGGCGGCTTCGGCGCCGACGTCACCGTGACCAACCTCGGCGACCCGGTCAACGGCTGGACGCTCGGCTGGAGCTTCGCCGCCGGTCAGCAGGTCACCCAGGCGTGGAACGCCACGGTCAGCCAGTCCGGAGTCCAGGTCACCGCCCGCGACGCCGGCTACAACGCCGCCATCGGCACCGGTGGCACCGCCAGCTTCGGCTTCAACGCCTCCTGGAACGACGCCGCCAACCCGGCACCCACCGCGTTCACCCTGAACGGCACCGCGTGCACCGGCGCATCCCCGACCGCGACGCCGACGACGTCCGGCCCGACCACGCCGCCCCCGACCACCCCACCGCCGACCACCCCGCCGGCCGGCGCCAAGCAGATGGAGAAGCTCGACCGGGGACTGGTCAGCGTCCGCTCCGGCAGCGGGAACCTGGTCTCCTGGCGGCTGCTCGGCACCGAGACCTCGGGCGTGTCGTTCAACCTCTACCGGGGCGGCACCAAGGTCAACGGCAGCCCGATCACCGGCGCCACCACCTACCTGGACGCCGGCGCCGCCGCCGGGTCCGCGTACACCGTGCGGGCCGTGGTGAACGGCGCCGAGCAGGCGGCGTCCGCCCCGGCGCTCCAGTTCGCCAACGGCTACCTGGACGTGCCGATCCAGGCCCCGCCCGGGGGCACCACGCCGAGCGGCGAGGCGTACAGCTACTCGGCCAACGACGCCAGCGTGGGCGACCTCGACGGCGACGGCCGCTACGAGTTCGTGCTCAAGTGGGACCCGTCGAACAGCAAGGACAACTCGCAGTCCGGCTACACCGGCAACGTCTACGTGGACGCCTACACCCTCAGCGGGACCCGGCTGTGGCGGATCGACCTGGGCCGCAACATCCGTGCCGGCGCCCACTACACCCAGTTCCAGGTGTACGACTACGACGGCGACGGGGACGCCGAGGTGGCCATGAAGACCGCCGACGGCAGCCGCTCCGGCACCGGCCAGGTGATCGGCTCCTCCTCGGCCGACCACCGCAACTCCAGCGGCTACGTGCTCGCCGGCCCCGAGTACCTGACCATGTTCGACGGTCGCACCGGCGCGGCGCTGTCCACCGTCGACTACGACCCGCCGCGCGGCACGGTCTCGTCCTGGGGCGACTCGTACGGCAACCGGGTCGACCGGTTCCTCGCCGGCACCGCCTACCTGGACGGGCAGCGCCCGTCGCTGATCATGGCGCGCGGTTACTACACCCGGGCGGTGATCGCCGCCTGGGACTTCCGCGACGGCACGCTGCG is a window from the Micromonospora sp. DSM 45708 genome containing:
- a CDS encoding sulfite exporter TauE/SafE family protein codes for the protein MRKLLVLALVGLLAQLVDGALGMAYGLTSSTLLLVAGVAPAAASASVHLAEIGTTLAAGLSHWRFGNVDWKVVGRIALPGAVGAFAGATFLSSISTESAAPWMAAILFTLGAYLLIRFSRPLRANRAAGRLRSRFLAPLGLVAGFVDATGGGGWGPVATPALLVSGRMEPRKVIGSVDTSEFVVAGAASVGFLIGLGSEGFLLPTVAALLIGGLIAAPIAAWLVRIVPAQVLGAVIGGVIVLTNARTLLRAGELGGPVPALVYALLGAGWLVAVVLAVRALRRARRARATAEAALASAPAAADAPAPSVESAEAPVPTGVPAPSAESGESRRLAAAVEG
- a CDS encoding rhamnogalacturonan lyase family protein is translated as MHHTTSRRLALLAAASAATLTAGVLTTVTAAAAATACRVDYRITNQWGGGFGADVTVTNLGDPVNGWTLGWSFAAGQQVTQAWNATVSQSGVQVTARDAGYNAAIGTGGTASFGFNASWNDAANPAPTAFTLNGTACTGASPTATPTTSGPTTPPPTTPPPTTPPAGAKQMEKLDRGLVSVRSGSGNLVSWRLLGTETSGVSFNLYRGGTKVNGSPITGATTYLDAGAAAGSAYTVRAVVNGAEQAASAPALQFANGYLDVPIQAPPGGTTPSGEAYSYSANDASVGDLDGDGRYEFVLKWDPSNSKDNSQSGYTGNVYVDAYTLSGTRLWRIDLGRNIRAGAHYTQFQVYDYDGDGDAEVAMKTADGSRSGTGQVIGSSSADHRNSSGYVLAGPEYLTMFDGRTGAALSTVDYDPPRGTVSSWGDSYGNRVDRFLAGTAYLDGQRPSLIMARGYYTRAVIAAWDFRDGTLRKRWTFDSNASGNGAAAGQGNHQLSVADVDNDGRQEIVYGAATIDDNGRLLYSTGNGHGDALHVGDLDPSRAGLEVFKVDEDASKPSSWMSDARTGQILWQTAPNGDNGRGVSDDIWAGSPGAESWSSAVDGLLNTRGQNVGRKPSSANFLIWWDGDPVRELLDGTKIDKYGTGGETRLLTGSNIASNNSTKSTPALSADILGDWREEVVWRTADSSALRIYSTPVTTGLRLPTLMHDPQYRVAVAWQNTAYNQPPHPGFHLGDGMSTPAAPNIYLR
- a CDS encoding RrF2 family transcriptional regulator, whose product is MRLSARVDYALRAAAELASVAEGTTVGRSRPVTAEQIARSQDIPPKFLESILLQLRRGGIVHAQRGPEGGYWLARPAGEISLAEVIRVIDGPLAHVRGQRPEQLGYQGAARALQDVWIALRASEREILELVTIADVATGALPDRVNELAADPRAWS
- the pyk gene encoding pyruvate kinase, with the protein product MGVTRRAKIVCTLGPATSSPERIRGLVEAGMNVARLNFSHGAHADHEAVCRLVREAAEAAGQPVAVLADLQGPKIRLGRFADGPHEWRTGDSVVITSDEIVGTKERVSCTYRKLPQEVKPGDRLLIDDGRVAVEVSDVTGNDIRCLVTEGGPVSNNKGVSLPNVAVSVPAMSDKDAEDLRFALGLGVDLVALSFVRSPEDIKLVHSIMDEEGVRRPVLAKVEKPEAVDHLEAIVLAFDGVMVARGDLGVELPLDQVPLVQKRAVQLCRENAKPVIVATQMLDSMIENSRPTRAEASDVANAVLDGADAVMLSGETSVGKYPVLTVSTMAKIITTTEAGSIAVPRLQHDPRTHGGALTVAASSIARAIGAKAMVAFSQTGDTVKRLSRLHCDLPLLAFTPVPEVRNQLALCWGVETFLMPFVQHTDDMFRQVDQALLGLNRANPGDYVVIVAGSPPGTPGSTNTLRVHQLGSLVDAAAARALQ
- a CDS encoding acyl-CoA thioesterase, with translation MATGQAAVDQLLEVLDLAQTGEMAFRGMSPQVGPQRVYGGQVAGQALVAAGRTVGPERAVHSLHGYFVRPGDPAEPIDYQVENVRDGRSFSVRRSVALQHDKPIFFMSASFQRQEEGLDHHAPLPPDVPGPDDVPTMTDRLSRYPERLGIWGQIPRPIDVRYVGEPGWVRPGDRPAEPHQRVWMRIDGKLPDDPLLHACALTYASDLTLLDSVLSVHGEVWGPGGVVGASLDHALWFHRSFRADEWFLYDCWSPSASGARGLATGRMFTTDGRHIASAVQEGLLRRVGG